In a genomic window of Salegentibacter salegens:
- a CDS encoding type 1 periplasmic-binding domain-containing protein, which translates to MAEDISDPFFSAIAKQMEEIAFNNGYKIIYCSTENKKERAIELLNLFKDRQVDAFIITPPEGFEDELKRLIYEEHQMVMVFDRYFDSFKHNYVVLENYKGAEEATRSLYSSGKRKIAL; encoded by the coding sequence ATGGCAGAAGATATTTCGGATCCATTTTTTTCTGCCATAGCAAAGCAAATGGAAGAGATCGCTTTTAACAATGGTTATAAGATAATTTATTGCAGTACTGAAAATAAAAAAGAGCGAGCAATTGAATTGTTGAATCTTTTTAAAGATAGACAAGTTGATGCGTTTATAATTACCCCACCTGAAGGCTTTGAAGATGAATTGAAAAGGTTAATCTATGAGGAGCATCAAATGGTTATGGTGTTTGATAGGTATTTCGATAGTTTTAAGCACAATTATGTAGTTCTTGAAAATTATAAGGGAGCCGAGGAAGCTACCAGGTCTTTGTATTCTTCCGGAAAAAGAAAAATCGCATTATAG
- a CDS encoding substrate-binding domain-containing protein: MESNLSPLVQRLEGYKNTMNSYQLQEYSLLIKFDQIKTLEGQKAIKNFLAQNPEIDAILFATNNLAISGLRVIKSKGLKIPEDIAIISFDDRDIFELFTPPISVIAQPVPELANELIKGTLQLMKTKETREVFYQKVLKGKLINRKSN, translated from the coding sequence ATTGAATCTAATTTATCCCCATTGGTCCAAAGATTAGAAGGATATAAAAATACTATGAATAGTTATCAGCTGCAGGAATATTCACTTTTGATAAAATTCGATCAAATTAAAACTTTAGAGGGGCAAAAAGCAATTAAGAATTTTTTAGCACAAAATCCGGAAATTGATGCAATTTTATTTGCAACTAATAATCTTGCCATAAGTGGTCTCAGAGTGATAAAAAGTAAAGGTTTGAAGATTCCTGAGGATATTGCGATCATTTCGTTTGATGATCGGGATATTTTTGAATTATTTACTCCTCCAATAAGTGTAATAGCGCAACCAGTACCCGAATTAGCTAATGAATTAATTAAAGGAACTCTTCAATTAATGAAAACAAAAGAAACGAGAGAAGTCTTCTACCAAAAGGTTTTGAAGGGAAAGCTTATTAATCGAAAATCGAACTAG
- a CDS encoding carboxypeptidase-like regulatory domain-containing protein has protein sequence MRKQVTKIGGEFLVFLMLVMAYQAQAFNSISDELIYNEDQTEITGVVTGAANGIPIPGVSVFEKGTDNGTVTDFDGNYSLTISGSDAILVFSYVGFKTTEVEVNGETNIDVTLEDEVSQLDELIVVGYTSQKERTITEP, from the coding sequence ATGAGAAAACAAGTCACGAAAATTGGAGGTGAATTTCTGGTATTTTTAATGCTTGTAATGGCTTATCAGGCTCAAGCATTTAATAGTATTTCAGACGAACTTATTTATAATGAAGACCAAACTGAAATTACCGGAGTAGTCACGGGCGCGGCAAATGGTATTCCAATTCCTGGAGTATCAGTTTTTGAAAAAGGAACTGATAATGGGACAGTAACAGATTTTGACGGAAATTATAGTCTTACAATTTCAGGTTCAGATGCGATATTAGTTTTTTCTTACGTTGGCTTTAAGACAACAGAAGTTGAAGTGAACGGAGAAACTAACATAGATGTTACTTTAGAAGATGAAGTTTCTCAGTTAGATGAATTAATTGTAGTAGGTTATACTTCCCAAAAAGAGAGGACAATTACGGAGCCTTAA
- a CDS encoding TonB-dependent receptor plug domain-containing protein — protein MNCSRLYFPKREDNYGALSSVNVEDLESRRVPNVTQALQGQVPGVNITQSTGAPGDNIEVRIRGNGTIGNNNPLYVVDGIPTREITFLNPSDIKSMTVLKDASAASIYGSRAAGGVIVIETKNGSDRSGIQVSYFTGIQKVQNLPTMLNAEQYMQTVENAWDNAGYEGTNPYIEDRNRSDFADVDYLDELFELGRTQSAQVTASGGNEDTDYFLSAGYFGQDGPVVYDNDQYRRFNFRSNVNSNLNDRLKVGANLQASYEYKDRISSSGDSPGIIRHAFLRPPIIPVRKDPSDPTYSEEDPFTDLPFFQGPDSYESSKYEFSQNPIALAYFTDDAARTFKTFGNIFAEYSF, from the coding sequence ATTAATTGTAGTAGGTTATACTTCCCAAAAAGAGAGGACAATTACGGAGCCTTAAGTTCTGTTAATGTTGAAGATTTAGAATCAAGAAGGGTTCCCAATGTAACTCAAGCTTTACAGGGACAGGTGCCAGGTGTAAATATTACCCAAAGTACAGGTGCTCCAGGGGATAATATAGAAGTAAGAATTAGAGGTAATGGTACAATTGGAAATAATAATCCACTTTATGTAGTTGATGGGATACCAACTAGGGAGATAACATTCCTGAACCCAAGTGATATTAAGTCTATGACAGTTTTAAAAGATGCCTCTGCAGCTTCTATTTATGGTTCAAGAGCTGCGGGAGGAGTGATTGTTATAGAAACTAAAAACGGTAGTGATCGTAGTGGTATTCAAGTTAGTTATTTTACCGGAATTCAAAAAGTGCAAAATCTTCCCACTATGCTTAATGCAGAGCAATATATGCAAACTGTAGAAAATGCTTGGGATAATGCTGGTTATGAGGGTACTAATCCTTATATTGAAGATAGAAATAGATCTGATTTTGCTGATGTAGATTATCTTGATGAACTGTTTGAGCTGGGGAGAACACAAAGCGCACAGGTTACAGCTTCTGGAGGGAATGAAGATACAGATTATTTTCTTTCAGCCGGATATTTCGGACAAGATGGTCCCGTAGTATATGACAATGATCAATACAGAAGGTTTAATTTCAGGTCCAATGTGAATTCAAACCTTAATGATAGACTAAAAGTGGGAGCTAACCTTCAAGCTTCATATGAGTATAAAGACAGAATATCTTCCAGTGGGGATTCGCCGGGAATTATTAGGCATGCTTTTTTAAGACCTCCAATTATCCCGGTAAGAAAAGATCCGTCAGACCCTACCTATTCCGAGGAAGATCCGTTTACCGATTTACCGTTTTTTCAGGGACCGGATAGCTATGAAAGTAGCAAATATGAATTTTCACAAAATCCAATTGCGTTGGCTTATTTTACAGATGATGCTGCCCGAACTTTCAAGACTTTTGGAAACATCTTTGCAGAGTATAGCTTTTGA
- a CDS encoding TonB-dependent receptor domain-containing protein — MVTANLRADASSRFADENKWGYFPSMSAGWMISEEEFAQDLDWLSELKLRASWGQLGNQEIPNFAYLTLYRRDADRYLINRYGNPDLKWETTTQTNVGLDFGIMANRLFGSMDYLKSKLLISYYPFPCHNLLVMFLPLS, encoded by the coding sequence ATGGTAACTGCAAATTTAAGAGCAGATGCATCCTCAAGATTTGCAGATGAAAATAAGTGGGGCTATTTCCCTTCTATGTCAGCAGGTTGGATGATATCGGAAGAAGAATTCGCACAAGATTTAGACTGGCTATCCGAATTAAAACTAAGAGCTAGTTGGGGACAATTAGGAAACCAAGAAATACCAAATTTTGCATACTTAACCTTATACCGCAGAGATGCGGATAGATATTTAATAAACCGTTACGGAAATCCGGATTTAAAATGGGAAACTACGACTCAAACTAATGTAGGTTTAGATTTTGGAATTATGGCCAATAGATTATTCGGTTCAATGGATTATTTGAAAAGCAAACTTCTGATATCTTATTACCCATTTCCTTGCCACAATTTGTTGGTGATGTTTCTCCCACTTTCTTAA
- a CDS encoding TonB-dependent receptor: MKKIIDYDTRPFNYTDRVLNSWDGEGSTNSIPRVSFSDNGSSRVSDIFVEDASYLRLKNVELGYSLNLQESLGIDNVRLYVSGQNIFTVTDYSGLDPESTALIDYGTYPQSLTLMFGVNASL, translated from the coding sequence TTGAAGAAAATTATTGATTACGATACACGACCATTCAATTATACCGATAGGGTTTTAAATAGCTGGGACGGAGAAGGTTCAACCAATAGCATTCCAAGAGTAAGTTTTTCGGATAATGGAAGTAGTAGGGTTTCGGATATTTTTGTTGAGGATGCTTCTTATTTGAGACTTAAGAATGTGGAGTTAGGTTATTCTTTGAATTTGCAAGAAAGCTTAGGGATTGACAATGTAAGATTATATGTTTCTGGACAGAATATTTTCACAGTTACAGATTATTCGGGATTAGATCCTGAATCTACAGCTTTGATAGATTATGGAACTTACCCTCAGTCCTTAACACTTATGTTTGGAGTTAACGCTTCATTATAA
- a CDS encoding RagB/SusD family nutrient uptake outer membrane protein — translation MNSSYQLLSNTLNIIGEWDWTGGKVLRNDFILQDIAAGDMNKKWNPDGDQAWMDEVAAFNFTAINGAFNGIWSYDYEGISRANMAINTLNNPDITDTGLDAATKDRLLGEAYFLRAFYYFDLLNHFGGVPLLTEPLEDFSAAYEVSNRASEEEVIALIENDLETAVGLLPMQKYSSNAEPWRVSIGAAKGMQAKVDLFQENWEMSLAHIEELQAWNFIL, via the coding sequence GTGAATTCCAGTTATCAGTTACTTTCCAATACTTTAAATATTATTGGAGAATGGGACTGGACTGGAGGAAAAGTACTTAGAAATGATTTTATTCTTCAGGATATTGCTGCAGGAGACATGAATAAAAAGTGGAATCCTGATGGAGATCAGGCCTGGATGGATGAGGTAGCAGCTTTTAATTTTACCGCAATAAATGGGGCCTTTAATGGTATCTGGAGCTATGATTATGAGGGCATTTCCAGGGCGAATATGGCCATTAACACTCTTAATAACCCTGACATTACAGATACTGGGTTAGATGCTGCAACCAAAGACAGATTATTGGGTGAAGCTTATTTTTTAAGGGCTTTTTATTATTTCGATTTGCTTAATCATTTTGGAGGGGTTCCCTTATTAACAGAACCACTGGAAGATTTCTCTGCTGCCTATGAAGTTTCTAATCGGGCGAGTGAGGAAGAAGTAATTGCTTTAATTGAAAATGACCTGGAAACTGCGGTAGGTTTATTACCGATGCAAAAATATTCCAGTAATGCTGAACCATGGAGAGTTTCTATAGGGGCTGCAAAAGGGATGCAAGCAAAAGTCGATTTATTTCAAGAAAATTGGGAGATGTCTTTAGCCCATATTGAAGAGCTACAAGCCTGGAATTTTATTCTTTAA
- a CDS encoding RagB/SusD family nutrient uptake outer membrane protein, with protein MEDEVIFAYDHRAELNPSKGNGLAALMGWGFVAPTENFVNAFEDDDPRLEYTIETETQSPHKLLGSTDSQYKGNDDSPGNKVYIRYADVLLWKAEALIETGQVEAGLEIVDQIRMRAENTPSLDGSNGELEMYSGSGLSQEQALEVLYKERRLELGFESHRINDLKRWGIADEVLTEMGKNFQEYNYLYPIPQGEIDRSGGQIEQNPGY; from the coding sequence ATGGAAGACGAAGTAATATTTGCTTATGACCACCGAGCGGAATTAAACCCAAGTAAAGGAAATGGTTTAGCTGCATTGATGGGTTGGGGTTTTGTGGCACCAACTGAGAACTTTGTAAATGCTTTTGAAGATGACGATCCCCGACTTGAATATACCATTGAGACAGAAACTCAATCCCCGCACAAACTTCTAGGGTCGACCGACAGCCAATATAAAGGGAATGATGATTCTCCTGGAAATAAAGTTTACATAAGATATGCTGATGTTTTACTATGGAAAGCAGAAGCATTGATCGAAACAGGACAGGTTGAAGCTGGGTTGGAAATAGTAGACCAAATTAGGATGCGGGCAGAGAATACACCGTCCCTGGATGGTAGTAACGGTGAATTGGAAATGTATTCCGGTTCAGGTTTATCTCAAGAACAAGCACTTGAAGTTCTATATAAAGAGCGAAGGTTGGAATTGGGTTTTGAGTCTCACCGAATTAATGACCTAAAGCGCTGGGGAATTGCAGATGAAGTTTTAACCGAAATGGGGAAAAATTTTCAGGAGTATAATTACTTATATCCAATTCCACAGGGAGAGATTGATCGAAGTGGAGGTCAAATTGAACAAAATCCAGGTTACTAA
- a CDS encoding glycoside hydrolase family 130 protein, translating into MKMNKFFISTIIALLVSVLGYSQEELEKEWMMGPFERFEEAKPIIQKDSLSEFEDPMTGEVIRWESMATFNPAAIVKDNKIHVLYRAEEKLGEKEIGGHTSRIGLAISADGKEYERKKEPIFYPADDSQKEFEWTGGTEDPRIVETEEGTYVLTYTQWNREYPRLAVATSTDLKNWEKQGPIFEEWKDGKYHDTETKSGAIVTELQDGKLVAAKINGKYWMYYGVPHIWLASSDDLVNWEPVEDYEGNLAPVLSPRPGYFDSWLVEAGPPPVLTEDGIVVLYNAGNSQNIGVDHLGNRIYTGGQALYDSEEPWKLLDRSDKPFRLSSN; encoded by the coding sequence ATGAAAATGAATAAATTTTTTATTTCAACAATAATTGCATTACTGGTTAGTGTATTAGGTTATAGTCAGGAAGAACTCGAGAAGGAATGGATGATGGGACCTTTTGAAAGGTTTGAAGAGGCCAAACCTATTATCCAAAAGGATAGTTTAAGTGAGTTTGAAGATCCAATGACAGGTGAAGTTATCAGATGGGAATCAATGGCAACTTTTAATCCTGCAGCAATTGTAAAGGATAATAAGATTCACGTACTATACAGGGCAGAAGAAAAATTAGGAGAAAAAGAAATTGGCGGACATACATCCAGAATAGGTTTAGCAATATCTGCAGATGGAAAAGAATATGAAAGAAAGAAGGAGCCTATTTTTTACCCCGCAGATGACAGTCAAAAAGAATTTGAATGGACTGGAGGAACAGAAGACCCCAGGATAGTAGAAACTGAAGAAGGAACTTACGTTCTTACCTACACTCAATGGAACAGGGAATATCCAAGGTTGGCCGTGGCTACATCAACTGATTTAAAGAATTGGGAAAAGCAAGGACCTATATTCGAGGAATGGAAAGATGGAAAATACCATGACACTGAAACAAAATCAGGAGCAATTGTTACTGAACTTCAGGATGGAAAGTTAGTGGCAGCTAAAATTAATGGAAAGTATTGGATGTATTACGGAGTACCACATATATGGTTAGCCAGCTCCGATGATTTAGTCAACTGGGAGCCCGTAGAGGATTATGAAGGTAATCTTGCACCAGTGTTAAGTCCTCGACCAGGCTATTTTGATTCCTGGTTAGTTGAAGCAGGACCACCTCCAGTTTTAACAGAAGATGGAATTGTTGTACTCTATAATGCCGGTAATTCGCAAAATATAGGTGTGGATCATTTAGGTAATAGGATCTATACAGGTGGGCAGGCCTTATATGATTCTGAAGAACCCTGGAAACTATTAGATAGATCTGACAAACCTTTTAGGCTAAGTTCTAATTAG
- a CDS encoding IS1595 family transposase, with product MIPSDFRDFFVNSPATVQQEIVASLLSLSLQESEVKDSNEAKAVTCPHCSEKRVRANGKLKGVQRYVCNGCKKNFSETTGKFWYNIKKKEKLNRYLYCLLSGYSIRKSAEETEISIQTSFDWRHKLLTSFSSVSVEEFQGIVESDDLFFAYSEKGGRHLGRKPKMRGEKASKAGISDEKVAVVATCDRSGNKDFKVATRGRISKEDLNRILKGKLDKADVLCSDSHRSYGAFAKANTIAHKKFNTSKGQRTVDKVYHVQNVNNMDMRLRKFMDSFNGVATKYLQNYLNWFLVLEKIKNSTSKMATVTAIAFASNSAWYEYKQQLFNMLIRT from the coding sequence ATGATACCTTCAGATTTCAGGGATTTTTTCGTTAATAGTCCAGCGACTGTTCAACAAGAGATAGTGGCTTCGTTGCTATCATTGTCTTTGCAAGAAAGTGAAGTAAAGGACAGCAACGAGGCAAAAGCAGTTACCTGTCCTCATTGCTCAGAAAAGCGTGTTCGTGCCAATGGCAAGCTCAAAGGCGTTCAACGCTATGTTTGCAATGGCTGTAAGAAGAATTTCAGTGAGACCACAGGTAAGTTTTGGTATAATATAAAAAAGAAAGAGAAGTTAAATCGGTATTTATACTGTTTGTTGTCGGGCTACAGTATCAGGAAAAGTGCAGAAGAGACGGAGATATCAATTCAAACGTCCTTTGATTGGAGACATAAATTGCTCACGTCATTTTCCAGTGTTTCGGTAGAAGAGTTTCAGGGCATAGTCGAAAGCGATGACCTGTTCTTTGCCTACTCAGAAAAAGGAGGACGTCATTTAGGTAGAAAACCGAAAATGCGAGGAGAAAAAGCAAGCAAAGCAGGCATAAGTGATGAAAAAGTAGCTGTAGTGGCAACTTGTGATAGATCTGGAAACAAAGACTTTAAAGTGGCCACAAGAGGTCGTATCAGTAAAGAGGATCTGAATAGAATACTTAAAGGGAAACTTGATAAAGCTGACGTACTCTGCAGCGACAGCCATAGAAGTTATGGTGCTTTTGCAAAAGCCAACACAATTGCCCATAAAAAGTTCAACACCTCAAAGGGACAGCGAACCGTAGATAAGGTGTACCATGTCCAGAATGTAAACAATATGGATATGAGATTGAGAAAGTTCATGGATTCTTTCAATGGGGTAGCTACAAAATACTTACAGAATTACTTGAATTGGTTCTTGGTACTTGAAAAAATCAAGAACTCAACCAGTAAAATGGCAACAGTTACAGCCATTGCCTTTGCTTCAAATAGCGCATGGTACGAGTACAAACAACAACTATTCAATATGCTAATTAGAACTTAG
- a CDS encoding sugar porter family MFS transporter, whose translation MGLSKKLLTGAIVSSLGGLLFGFDTAVISGAEQGLKEFFNLNAISHGFTNSIALIGTIIGAIFAFIPAQYWGRKKSLLIIGAFFGLSALGCAFTSSWELFLFYRFLGGLGVGASSVIAPMYISEISPSSHRGRLVGLFQFSIVFGILLAFISNYFLKIQISVDAWRWMLGVEAVPALFFFILTFFIPKSPRWLIIKGSGEEGLKTLRELGDLKANETFEKIKGSLNKDKVKESLFQKKYFKPILLVFLMATFNQFSGINAIMYYAPRIFEMSGIAEDSAFLQAASVGFVNMVFTIFAMTLIDKIGRKKLMLWGSIGMIISLVFSTFFLNQPEIGKGLLIIPILVFIASFAFSQGAVIWVFISEIFPNKVRASGQSFGTFIHWFWAAALTWLFPIVASLPNGGSYAFGFFAVAMVFQLIFVIKLFPETKGKSLEEEI comes from the coding sequence ATGGGCCTAAGCAAAAAACTCCTAACCGGGGCAATAGTCTCGAGTTTAGGAGGCTTATTATTCGGTTTTGATACAGCAGTTATTTCTGGAGCTGAACAGGGATTAAAGGAATTTTTCAATCTTAATGCAATATCCCATGGATTTACCAATTCGATAGCTTTAATAGGGACGATAATAGGAGCTATTTTTGCTTTTATTCCGGCCCAGTATTGGGGAAGGAAAAAATCTTTATTGATTATTGGTGCATTTTTTGGGTTATCTGCCTTAGGTTGCGCTTTTACCAGTAGTTGGGAACTATTTTTGTTTTATAGATTTCTAGGTGGCCTAGGGGTTGGAGCATCTTCGGTTATAGCACCAATGTATATTTCAGAAATTTCCCCCTCATCTCATAGAGGAAGGTTAGTTGGGTTATTTCAGTTTAGTATAGTATTTGGAATTCTATTAGCTTTTATATCTAATTATTTTTTAAAAATCCAAATTTCGGTTGATGCCTGGAGATGGATGCTGGGGGTTGAAGCTGTTCCAGCTTTATTTTTCTTTATTCTTACATTTTTTATTCCAAAAAGTCCACGTTGGCTTATTATTAAAGGAAGTGGAGAAGAAGGTCTAAAAACTCTTAGGGAGCTAGGAGATCTTAAAGCAAATGAGACATTTGAAAAGATTAAAGGGTCTTTAAATAAGGATAAGGTAAAAGAAAGTCTATTTCAGAAAAAATATTTCAAGCCAATTTTACTCGTCTTTTTAATGGCAACCTTTAATCAATTCTCAGGGATTAATGCAATTATGTATTATGCTCCAAGGATATTTGAAATGTCGGGAATAGCCGAGGACAGTGCATTTTTGCAGGCGGCATCTGTAGGGTTTGTTAATATGGTTTTTACCATTTTTGCAATGACTCTAATTGATAAAATAGGACGTAAGAAGCTAATGCTATGGGGTTCTATTGGTATGATAATAAGTTTAGTTTTTAGTACCTTTTTTCTTAACCAGCCTGAAATAGGTAAAGGTTTATTGATCATTCCAATCTTGGTATTTATTGCAAGTTTTGCTTTTTCTCAGGGAGCTGTAATTTGGGTATTTATTTCCGAGATTTTCCCAAATAAGGTAAGAGCTTCTGGCCAGTCTTTTGGGACTTTCATTCATTGGTTTTGGGCAGCTGCCTTAACTTGGTTATTCCCAATAGTTGCAAGTTTACCTAATGGAGGTAGTTATGCTTTTGGCTTTTTTGCAGTGGCAATGGTGTTTCAACTAATTTTTGTAATAAAACTATTCCCTGAAACTAAAGGTAAATCACTAGAAGAAGAAATATAA
- a CDS encoding alpha/beta hydrolase family protein, producing the protein MKILYLHGLNSKLSDEKREVLEEYGQVFAPDIDYSDKHFQPDLILKEFPNTEFNEVMGSSMGALNAYAISEIIGRSALLFNQLRLNSGK; encoded by the coding sequence ATGAAAATACTTTACCTACACGGACTCAATAGTAAATTAAGTGACGAAAAAAGAGAAGTCCTGGAAGAATACGGCCAGGTTTTCGCTCCTGATATAGATTATTCAGATAAACATTTCCAGCCCGATCTTATCCTAAAGGAATTCCCGAATACAGAATTCAACGAAGTGATGGGAAGTAGTATGGGGGCGCTAAATGCTTACGCCATTTCAGAAATCATAGGTCGGTCGGCTTTATTGTTTAATCAACTCAGATTAAATTCCGGGAAGTAA
- the katG gene encoding catalase/peroxidase HPI, translating to MKNMDNPENLAQCPFRGTRVGGAIGKSPQLDDWWPNRLQVELLHQEQPVANPLSDENYKEAFNKIDLQQLKKEIKAMLVDSKDWWPADYNNYGPQMIRMAWHSAGTYRIADGRGGAGQAMMRFGPLNSWWDNGNIDKSRRLLWPIKQKYGASLSWADLIVLTGNCALEIMNFPTFGFGGGRRDAWEPDRSTYWGPEFWNGKPFKESKVGEYYDGHPEQMVSQNLRWKGEPSDPDRDMENPLAATHQALIYVNPEGPGGNGEPMDSAMAIRESFKRMAMDDEETVALIAGGHAFGKSHGKVNAEKIGPAPEVAPLQAMGMGWQNPEGTGFGKYTMTNGIEGSWTPDPTNWDNNYLINLFKFEWEKTESPAGAVQWIPKDPDAPKTPDAHEEGKMNDLMMMTSDLALKVDPAYREICEKFLNDFEYFTDAFSKAWYKLTHRDMGPKDRYLGPEVPQEDLIWQDPVPKRDFDLIEEAEIASLKQNILDSGLSVSALVSAAWSSAAIYRDSDKRGGANGARIALEPQNNWDLNRPDELNRVLTTLRSIKDEFNGNQSENKKVSLADLVVLGGCAAIEKAAKDGGFSVHVPFTPGRTDATPEQTDVESFDWLKPVSDGFKNYHNDKVGYHLPAERIFLDRAQLLTLNAPEWTVLTAGLRVLDQNFDHSKHGVFTDRPGTLSNDFFKVILSMDYEWVPQDEKEMFFDIKHRETGNIKYTATRCDLIFGSNAQLRNIAEVYGAEDGRARFIKDFVKAWDKVMMLDRYDVKDD from the coding sequence ATGAAAAACATGGATAATCCAGAAAACCTGGCCCAGTGTCCTTTTAGAGGAACAAGGGTTGGCGGAGCGATAGGTAAATCGCCGCAATTAGATGACTGGTGGCCAAACCGATTACAGGTAGAATTGCTTCACCAGGAACAACCCGTTGCAAACCCTTTAAGCGACGAAAATTATAAAGAGGCTTTCAATAAAATTGATCTTCAGCAACTCAAGAAAGAAATAAAGGCAATGCTAGTCGATTCCAAAGACTGGTGGCCGGCAGATTATAATAACTATGGCCCTCAAATGATTCGTATGGCCTGGCACTCAGCCGGGACTTATCGTATTGCAGATGGTCGTGGGGGTGCAGGCCAGGCGATGATGCGTTTTGGTCCACTTAATTCCTGGTGGGACAATGGAAATATCGATAAATCTCGAAGGCTGCTTTGGCCTATTAAACAAAAATATGGAGCTTCTCTATCCTGGGCAGATCTTATTGTACTTACCGGAAACTGTGCTTTGGAGATCATGAATTTCCCAACATTCGGTTTTGGAGGTGGGCGTCGTGATGCCTGGGAACCCGATCGCAGTACTTATTGGGGACCTGAATTCTGGAATGGTAAACCCTTTAAAGAATCTAAAGTAGGTGAATATTACGACGGGCATCCGGAACAAATGGTAAGCCAGAATTTAAGATGGAAGGGAGAACCTTCAGATCCAGATCGTGATATGGAAAATCCGTTAGCGGCCACTCACCAGGCTCTGATCTATGTAAACCCTGAAGGTCCAGGAGGTAATGGCGAACCTATGGATTCTGCAATGGCTATACGCGAATCTTTTAAACGAATGGCGATGGATGATGAGGAAACCGTTGCATTGATTGCGGGTGGACATGCCTTCGGAAAAAGTCACGGTAAGGTAAATGCAGAAAAAATAGGCCCGGCACCAGAGGTGGCACCTTTGCAGGCAATGGGAATGGGCTGGCAAAATCCTGAAGGAACAGGTTTTGGAAAGTATACCATGACTAATGGGATTGAAGGCTCCTGGACGCCAGATCCTACAAACTGGGATAATAATTACCTGATCAACCTTTTCAAATTTGAATGGGAAAAAACTGAAAGTCCTGCCGGAGCGGTTCAATGGATCCCTAAAGATCCAGATGCGCCAAAAACGCCAGATGCTCACGAAGAAGGAAAGATGAACGATTTAATGATGATGACCTCGGATCTCGCTCTAAAAGTAGATCCAGCATATCGTGAAATCTGCGAAAAATTTCTAAACGATTTTGAGTATTTCACCGATGCGTTTTCAAAAGCCTGGTACAAATTAACCCATAGAGACATGGGACCAAAAGATCGTTACCTGGGGCCAGAAGTTCCTCAGGAAGATTTGATCTGGCAGGATCCGGTACCAAAAAGAGATTTCGATCTTATTGAGGAAGCAGAAATTGCTAGCTTGAAACAAAACATTCTGGACAGTGGCCTGTCGGTTTCTGCCCTGGTTTCAGCTGCCTGGTCTTCCGCGGCTATTTACCGTGATTCAGATAAACGTGGTGGTGCCAATGGTGCTCGTATCGCTTTGGAGCCACAAAATAACTGGGATCTAAACAGACCTGATGAACTCAATAGAGTTCTGACAACCCTGAGATCTATCAAAGATGAATTCAACGGGAACCAGTCTGAAAATAAAAAGGTTTCCCTGGCAGACCTTGTAGTACTAGGAGGTTGCGCAGCTATCGAAAAGGCTGCTAAAGATGGCGGCTTTAGTGTACATGTACCCTTTACTCCAGGCCGTACAGATGCCACGCCGGAGCAGACCGATGTGGAAAGTTTTGACTGGCTGAAACCGGTTTCAGATGGTTTTAAAAATTACCATAACGATAAAGTGGGATATCACTTACCTGCTGAAAGAATCTTCCTGGACCGAGCACAGCTACTTACGCTAAATGCACCGGAATGGACGGTTCTAACTGCTGGACTTAGAGTTCTGGATCAAAATTTTGATCACTCTAAACACGGGGTTTTCACAGATCGTCCAGGAACTTTAAGCAACGATTTCTTTAAGGTAATTTTAAGTATGGATTACGAATGGGTCCCACAAGATGAAAAAGAAATGTTTTTTGATATTAAGCATCGAGAGACCGGAAATATTAAATATACGGCGACCCGTTGTGACCTGATTTTTGGATCTAATGCTCAGCTGCGAAATATTGCTGAAGTATACGGTGCTGAAGATGGAAGAGCACGATTTATAAAAGATTTTGTGAAAGCATGGGATAAAGTGATGATGCTAGATAGATACGACGTTAAAGACGATTAA